A genomic region of Candidatus Aramenus sp. CH1 contains the following coding sequences:
- a CDS encoding hydrogenase: protein MSELSQEIVDLLSVSVIASAFYIQGQAYYKPLVRAIGVQSFALAVLSAYLGLTMRVYDYFILAIVLILLRGVVTPYVLLKALGNRYGERERIRGVASLLMVDLGLFFIAVLVLYELVVPMVFSGDVYELVFPLSLLFQGLFLMASRNSTPAQIVGYVEEENAIVMLGAFLVPIPLLIEVSVFLDVLGIVAISSLVVLEKREHKPMEELKG, encoded by the coding sequence GTGAGTGAGCTGAGCCAGGAAATAGTCGACCTCCTGTCGGTCTCCGTGATAGCTTCGGCGTTCTACATACAGGGGCAAGCCTACTACAAGCCCCTTGTGAGGGCGATTGGGGTTCAGTCCTTTGCCCTGGCCGTGCTATCCGCTTACCTAGGGTTAACCATGAGGGTCTACGACTACTTCATCCTAGCCATTGTCCTCATATTGCTGAGGGGAGTGGTGACGCCATACGTTTTGCTCAAGGCGTTGGGAAATAGGTACGGTGAGAGGGAAAGGATAAGGGGAGTGGCGTCCCTGCTGATGGTAGACCTCGGCCTATTCTTCATCGCAGTCCTCGTGCTGTACGAACTCGTAGTGCCGATGGTGTTCTCAGGGGACGTCTACGAGCTCGTCTTTCCGCTCTCCCTGCTCTTCCAGGGGCTCTTCCTCATGGCGTCGAGGAACTCCACGCCAGCGCAGATCGTGGGCTACGTAGAGGAGGAGAACGCCATCGTGATGCTGGGGGCGTTCCTTGTACCTATACCCCTCTTGATAGAGGTTAGCGTCTTCTTGGACGTCCTGGGGATTGTAGCAATATCGTCGCTCGTCGTTCTGGAGAAGAGGGAGCACAAGCCCATGGAGGAGCTGAAGGGCTGA